The Raphanus sativus cultivar WK10039 chromosome 6, ASM80110v3, whole genome shotgun sequence sequence GTAGTTCCATGGGCTTGACTCGATTAGTAACATCGTCATGTTTCTTATTTCTGGTAAGATCATTAACCTGGCTAGGTAAAAAGAGACAAcaatgagaaaaaaacaaaacattcatGAGTGtttctaatttatataatattccaACTATTTTACAATTCATTTAATTCATCAGttatgttcttgtgttcttggagTACTTAGTAAGTTAGTAACAAGAAGTAAAACGTTATTGATAGtactaaaactattattttagtGACTCATCAAACACTCCTTGTGCTTCTCATGTTTCATTATTTTGCTATATTTAGTTGTTTCTACTATTTAATCTGATAGACTAGTTTGACAGCTTACCTGTTGCCCCAATCAGATTCATTCTCTGGTGTACGCATAAAGTCCCAAGTGGTGCGACCAGCCACCATGAAATGATCTCGACCGTCCATTCTCTTCCACTCTGGTCTCTCCCTAAGCCACTTCATCAGATCAAGAGCCGCAGCGTCTCTCATGAAAGGGAACGGTCCCCACAGGAACCGCATCAAGTCTAAACCTGGATAGTAAGGAACGTACACCGCTGAAGCCAGAGACGAGTCTTTGGTCAAGCACTTGTACTGCTTCATCCTGTTGTGGAATATCACCTCTAGTGTGAATTGGTTTGTGGCGAACCAACCAGAAACTCCCTCCATGTTTGGCAGACGAGGGCCTAATCCGAAGTTCGATGTCAACTCGCACATATCCGTCCACCTACTCAGCGTCCAGCAGTTCTTGAGAAGCTCCTCGTTGAACAGAGATGGAACGTCGTGCATGTAAACGTATTTTCCTCGACATGGATCGTTACGTCGCGTTGCTCTTGGCCGTACCATAGGTTTGGGTCGGTTTCTCCGGGAGGTTACTCTGTTCTTGGCCTTGGAAACAGTCTTATTCGATGCGAGATCTCTCTGAATCTTCGGTTTGGATATTGTTTCCGAAGTGTTATCACTTTCTAGATCATTATTGGACAAATCGTCAGGCACTTGCTTACTCTCCGTATCGTCATTATCATCAACTCGCTCTTTCTTGGATTCCACGTCATTCTCATCATTATGGCGAACCCTTTTCTTCTCGGCTTCCAATCTACTCGAAGGTCTAGCCTTTCTTGGTTCGCGATGTCCACTCCTAGACCTCGTGGTCCGACCACTCAAACCTGAGTCAGCACTCTTCTTCTCGTTCTCGATCTTTTCTTTCTCGAGTTCCTCGACGAGATCAGTCACAACCTTGGCATCTTCCGAAATCTGAACCTCCTGAGAGGTATCATTCCCTGTGTTGTTAACAGGAAGAGTGTTGTTGTTGTCTACGTCAGAGACGACAACAGCCTGATCAGATTCTTGGTCGTGTTGTGGGACGTCGTCGACCGGGAGAGCAGCCTGATCAGATTCTTGGTAGCGTTTTGGGACGTTGATGGGGAGATTGATGACGTTTTCTTGTCGGAAAAATCTCTCGTGGGTATGAACGGTTGTTGCGGAGGAACTGAAGAGGTAAAGCAAGACAAGCCAGAGGAGGAAAGAGACCATTGCCACGTACCAAAACTGTGTTCTGTACTTTGAGCTCGACTTCTCCATCGCCATCGCTCCTCTCCTTTGTGGTTTTCTCATGCATTAGCCAAATCTCACCTCCAAACCTTGATTTGTTGCGTGCGACGGAAGATTTCGTGAAATGATATGTGATGATGATTCCGATTCTGAACGAGAGATTTAGGGCAAAAAATTGATCTCTTGTGGATTCAGAAAAGGAATGGAGGCTGTGAGAGAGATGTGAGATTGTGAGGGTGTTGAAGCGTTCAAAGGTATAACTAGGTTTTGTAGTAA is a genomic window containing:
- the LOC108810442 gene encoding probable xyloglucan galactosyltransferase GT11 → MRKPQRRGAMAMEKSSSKYRTQFWYVAMVSFLLWLVLLYLFSSSATTVHTHERFFRQENVINLPINVPKRYQESDQAALPVDDVPQHDQESDQAVVVSDVDNNNTLPVNNTGNDTSQEVQISEDAKVVTDLVEELEKEKIENEKKSADSGLSGRTTRSRSGHREPRKARPSSRLEAEKKRVRHNDENDVESKKERVDDNDDTESKQVPDDLSNNDLESDNTSETISKPKIQRDLASNKTVSKAKNRVTSRRNRPKPMVRPRATRRNDPCRGKYVYMHDVPSLFNEELLKNCWTLSRWTDMCELTSNFGLGPRLPNMEGVSGWFATNQFTLEVIFHNRMKQYKCLTKDSSLASAVYVPYYPGLDLMRFLWGPFPFMRDAAALDLMKWLRERPEWKRMDGRDHFMVAGRTTWDFMRTPENESDWGNRLMILPEIRNMTMLLIESSPWNYHGFAVPYPTYFHPSTNAEILQWQMRMRRIKRRYLFSFVGAPRPNLGDSIRTEIMDQCKASRRKCKLLECVSGSQKCYKPDQIMKFFLSSTFCLQPPGDSYTRRSTFDSILAGCIPVFFHPGSAYAQYVWHLPKDIGKYSVFIPEKSVKEGKASIEKVLSRIPRGKVVAMREEVVRLIPRLMYFNPSGKRGDAGRFEDAFDVAVDGVLQRVEGLRKRIEEGNEEIFEFPEQFSWKYNVFGNVEKHEWDSYFDRH